A genome region from Maylandia zebra isolate NMK-2024a linkage group LG6, Mzebra_GT3a, whole genome shotgun sequence includes the following:
- the LOC112435051 gene encoding ubiquitin carboxyl-terminal hydrolase 12-like translates to MFKLLFHRKKSHKQNVAEKEIPSTSHQSIPDAPVTENGQKKRKWRHLCCSSQTDSDAEAESNTVKTQKKCRWFLFKFWKKLHKQNVAEKEIPSTSHQSIPDASVAATPANPENGQKKRKWRHIFCCSSQTDSDAEAESNTVKTLFKSGKVRSTTETIPADLSWDTWIMELLDQESGWEHVFNSVACGGEIIESQTGTIDCFGFPNIGNTCYMNSCLQSLLNIEEFIRDIRRQEVLWSTDPEAQLLRRLIDVRDCHESTDYGLKDHHLRAFKKAFSSQAPEYTGSAQKDAHEFLTLFLNEVKRLAPHLERNAALLGQSYTCPVEEHHIFKMENMRTCKSCGHQSSQHEDFTSLSLDLVPEGSIINMLETYLKEQEIEFRCDCGGTASELKSSFDTLPRVLILHLKRFGFTQTYNIKKVDDPVRLQRDLVVPSNQGGGCYSLVSIINHYGGTESGHYICSSVHPEESQHSTSDRWLTYNDAQVLHTTGWAACEEQQHSAYMLFYKRNF, encoded by the exons ATGTTTAAACTTCTTTTTCACAGAAAG aaatcacacaaacaaaacgtgGCAGAGAAGGAAATTCCTTCTACGTCTCATCAGAg CATCCCGGATGCTCCTGTTACTGAAAATGgtcaaaagaagagaaaatggagACACCTCTGCTGTTCCTCG CAAACTGACAGCGATGCAGAGGCAGAGAGCAACACTGTGAAGACACAAAAAAAGTGTCGctggtttctttttaaattctggAAG aaattacacaaacaaaacGTGGCAGAGAAGGAAATTCCTTCTACGTCTCATCAGAG CATCCCGGATGCTTCTGTTGCTGCCACACCAGCTAACCCTGAAAATGgccaaaagaagagaaaatggagACACATCTTCTGCTGTTCCTCG CAAACTGACAGCGATGCAGAGGCAGAGAGCAACACTGTGAAGACTCTTTTTAAATCCGGGAAG GTAAGAAGCACCACGGAAACGATCCCAGCAGACCTGAGTTGGGACACTTGGATTATGGAGCTTCTGGACCAAGAGAGTGGATGGGAGCATGTGTTTAACAG TGTAGCATGCGGTGGAGAAATAATAGAAAGTCAAACTGGGACTATAGACTGCTTCGG gTTTCCAAACATCGGAAACACCTGCTACATGAACTCCTGCCTGCAGAGCCTCCTCAACATTGAGGAGTTCATAAGAGACATCAGGCGTCAGGAGGTTTTGTGGAGCACAGATCCAGAAGCTCAGCTCTTAAG AAGGCTCATTGATGTCAGGGACTGTCATGAGTCAACAGATTATGGCCTTAAAGATCACCACCTAAGAGCTTTTAAGAAGGCATTCAGCAGTCAAGCTCCCGAATACACCGGCAGTGCACAGAAA gACGCTCATGAATTCCTAACATTGTTCCTCAATGAGGTCAAAAGGCTCGCACCTCACCTGGAGAGGAACGCAGCTCTCCTGGGCCAAAGTTATACCTGCCCAGTAGAAGagcatcacatttttaaaatggaaaacatgAGGACATGCAAGAG CTGTGGTCACCAATCATCACAGCACGAGGACTTCACCAGCTTGTCTCTTGACCTTGTTCCAGAGGGGTCTATTATAAACATGTTAGAGACATACTTGAAG gaACAAGAAATAGAATTTCGCTGTGATTGTGGAGGGACGGCCTCAGAACTGAAGTCGTCTTTTGATACACTGCCAAG AGTCCTGATCTTGCATCTGAAGAGGTTTGGCTTTACACAAACCTACAACATTAAGAAGGTGGATGACCCCGTCAGGCTGCAGAGGGACTTGGTGGTGCCATCCAATCAG GGTGGTGGCTGTTATAGTCTTGTCAGCATCATCAATCATTATGGAGGCACAGAGTCAG GACACTACATCTGTAGTTCTGTCCATCCTGAGGAGAGTCAGCACTCTACATCAGATCGCTGGCTCACCTATAATGACGCACAGGTGCTCCACACAACCGGATGGGCAGCTTGTGAGGAACAGCAGCACTCGGCCTACATGCTGTTTTACAAGAGAAAC ttctga